In Alkalihalobacterium alkalinitrilicum, a genomic segment contains:
- the purQ gene encoding phosphoribosylformylglycinamidine synthase subunit PurQ, producing the protein MKYAVIVFPGSNCDADMFHAISDALGEEVEYVWHAETDLDKFDGILIPGGFSYGDYLRSGAIARFANIMESVIEAAEAGKPVLGVCNGFQILLEAGLLPGAMKRNENLKFICRPVDLVVENNETLFTSEYEQGQVISIPVAHGEGNYYCDEETLVSLKENKQIVFTYKTNVNGSLEQIAGIMNERGNVLGMMPHPERAVEPLIGSEDGLKLFKSILRNWRETHVATS; encoded by the coding sequence ATGAAATATGCAGTTATTGTCTTTCCAGGTTCCAACTGTGATGCGGATATGTTTCATGCTATCTCAGATGCACTTGGTGAAGAAGTAGAATATGTATGGCATGCGGAGACAGATTTGGACAAATTTGATGGTATTTTGATACCAGGGGGCTTTTCTTATGGAGACTACTTACGTTCAGGGGCAATCGCCCGCTTTGCGAACATCATGGAGTCTGTAATTGAAGCTGCAGAAGCTGGAAAGCCTGTACTTGGCGTATGTAATGGATTCCAAATTCTTCTTGAAGCTGGATTATTACCAGGGGCGATGAAGCGTAACGAAAACTTAAAATTCATTTGCCGTCCTGTTGATTTAGTTGTTGAAAACAATGAAACATTATTTACCTCAGAATATGAGCAAGGTCAAGTGATCTCAATTCCTGTCGCTCACGGTGAAGGAAACTATTATTGTGATGAGGAAACACTCGTATCGTTAAAAGAAAACAAGCAAATCGTCTTCACTTATAAGACGAATGTTAACGGTTCGCTTGAGCAAATTGCTGGTATTATGAATGAACGAGGAAATGTACTTGGGATGATGCCTCACCCAGAGCGTGCGGTAGAGCCGCTAATAGGCAGTGAAGATGGACTGAAACTATTTAAATCAATTTTGCGAAACTGGAGGGAAACCCATGTCGCTACATCGTGA
- the purS gene encoding phosphoribosylformylglycinamidine synthase subunit PurS: protein MYKVKVFVTLKESVLDPQGTAVKGSLHALTYNEVEDVRIGKYMELLINKSEQDLDARVKEMCEKLLANTVIEDYRFEVEEA from the coding sequence ATGTACAAAGTAAAAGTATTCGTTACATTAAAAGAAAGTGTATTAGACCCACAAGGAACTGCAGTGAAAGGTTCTCTACATGCATTAACGTATAACGAAGTAGAAGATGTACGTATTGGTAAATACATGGAGTTATTAATTAATAAAAGTGAACAAGACCTCGATGCAAGAGTGAAAGAAATGTGTGAAAAACTTCTAGCTAATACAGTTATTGAAGATTACCGCTTTGAAGTAGAGGAGGCATAA